In Motilibacter aurantiacus, the sequence TGGCGAACAGGCGCGGCGTCACGGAGTTGACCCGGACGTCGGTCGTCTGCGCGGACAGCACGGTGGCGACGAGGAGCTCGAGCGGATTGGTGAAGTCCAGCTCGCAGTGCGCGTCGGGATAGCGCTCGGCGAGCACCCGGTTGATCCGGCGCGCCCGCCGGACCAGGGCGGTGCGCGACTCGCCGGTCGGAGGCTCCCCTGTCGGCGGTGCCGCGGGCCCGGTGGCCGGGGTCGACGCTCGGGCGGATCGGGAACGCGGCGGCACGGGTGCCAGCCTACGGCGCCCGGGGTGGGTCGTCCGGGTGACCTGGCGCCCTAGCGCCTCAAGCAGTTTGGCGTCAAGGTCGAATTATTCCTCGTCAACGGGCGGTCGTCGCCCCGACCGCCCGTCACTCTAGGAGGCACCACATGTCCGCATCGACGGACCATCCGGCCGGAACGGACGTCCGGAACCCGGCGGGGCCGGTCCGCCGCGGCAGCCAGCCCGCCCCCGCGCGGGTCCCGGCACTCGCGCACCTCTCGCTCGCCCAGCTGCGGGCGTACCGCTCCGACCTCGGCAACGAGGAGAGCCGTGTCTCCTACTGGCGCCGGCTCGTCCAGGCCCGCTGCGACGTGCTCGACTCCGCCCGGCTGCACCGCCCGGACCGGCTGCGCGACGTGCTGGCGCACGGCCAGTCCGGCCCGGCCCGCTCGGCCTTCCTCACCCTCGAGGCGGCCGCTGCCCTGCCCGACCTCGAGGCCCTGCCCGAGCTGCCCGACCTCGTCGCGCTGTGGTCGGCGGTGGACCCGGAGGACAACGAGGCGCGGGCCGAGCTGATGGGCCGGCTGGCGGCCGCGGACGAGGCGCTCTCGGCGTACCGCAAGGGGCTGCACGAGCGGCTCGACCTCGCCACCCGCGAGCTCGTCGCGCGGTACGCGGAGGACCCTCGCCAGTGCCTGGTGGCGCTGCCGCTCTGACCGGCGCGCACGGCAGGGGCGCGCCGGACGGGCCGCGCGCCCCGGTTCCCGGTACCCCGCCGGAAGTTCGGCCAAGATCCGGCGGGGTGCCTCGGTTCCCCGCCGCCGGGTGGGGCAGACTTGCGGCCGTGAGCAGCGACGAGGCTCAGGTCAACGACCACGTACGCCGGG encodes:
- a CDS encoding RsiG family protein, coding for MSASTDHPAGTDVRNPAGPVRRGSQPAPARVPALAHLSLAQLRAYRSDLGNEESRVSYWRRLVQARCDVLDSARLHRPDRLRDVLAHGQSGPARSAFLTLEAAAALPDLEALPELPDLVALWSAVDPEDNEARAELMGRLAAADEALSAYRKGLHERLDLATRELVARYAEDPRQCLVALPL